A segment of the Patescibacteria group bacterium genome:
GCTTTCTTATATAATCTGAGGGTACTAAATGCGTATTTGATTTACTGATTTCTATGTAATAACCAAACACACTGTTAAATCTAACTTTAAGTGAACCAATACCAGATCGCTCACGCTCGCGTTGCTCAAGATTTGCAATCCATACTTGGCTATCACGAATGCTGTCGCGGAGGGCATCAAGTTCTGGATTCACTCCCGATTTCATAAGTCCACCTTCACGAGATTCAATTGGGGGTTCAGGCACCAGCCGTTCATCAATATAATTAGCAACATGAATAATCTCTGGAATTGTTTTTAATTTATCTTGTATAAATGAAGAAGGGGAACTTATAGAATTTAATAACTCATAAACTTGTGACGCAGAAAAAAGTGTTGATTTTAAGTTTATTAAATCATGTGGAGTACCAATGCCAACAGAAAGGCGTGAGACTATTCGTTCAATGTCATACATTCGTGCAAGTTCGAGACGCACTTTTTCTCGAAGTGATCGTTCATGCAATACACATTCAACAGCGTTGAGACGAGCTTCTATGTGTTTTTTATTTCGTAAAGGCTCACGAATCCATCGGCGAAGGAGACGTCCTCCCATTGCTGTTCGGGTTTCATCAATGCAGTGTACGAAAGAGCCAATCTCTTCGTTGTCTCTAATAGTTGAAAAAAGTTCAAGATTAGAAATAGTAGAAGCATCGAGAACAACATGCTCATCAGGAGAGTATGTTTTAAGTGTATTAATATGCCCAATATTATCTTTTTGAGTGTGTGAGAGATATCCAAGTAATGCTCCTGCCACACGTACTGCCATTGGTTTATCATGCAAGCCAAAGCTTCTCAGTGTCTTAATTGAAAAATGCTTTTTTAATTTTGTTTCAGCTTGTTCTGCATGAGTATCCCATTCAGGGAAATGATAGACATTACTATTTTTTGTAGAAGTTAAGAGGCCAAGTAACTCTGCATCATTGTAAAGTTCAGAATTTAAAATACACTCTGATGGCATAAATCGCGCGAGCTCATTATTCAAGATATGAGTAAAATTTTCAGAGTAGGGGATTTCAGTTACTTGAAAATCTCCTGTAGATACATCTGCTACGGCAAATGCTATTGTTGATTCATTCTTAGTAATGCTCATCGTGTAGTTGTGTTCTTTTGCACGCAATGTTTTTTCATCCAAGATTGACCCAGGAGTAACAATTCTTACAACATCTCTTTGTACTATACCTTTCAAACTTGGATCACTCACTTGTTCACAGATTGCAACCTTGTGTCCCATTTTTACGAGCTTGGCGATGTAACCATCAGCAGCATGAAAGGGAACACCTGCCATAGGAATATCTCCATCTTTTCCCCGAGGTCGTCGGGTAAGTACTATTTCCAAAGCTTTTGCTCCAACAATTGCATCATCTAAAAATAATTCATAAAAATCGCCAAGTCTAAAAAACAGCAAGCAATCTGGATATTGCTGTTTAATATTCATGTACTGTTGCATCATGGGAGTAGAGAACTCACGCATATGTTCATAGTATACATGAAATTATGATCAAGATTGCTGCCATTGCTAAAAGGAGTAATCTGTCCTATAGTACTGATCAGGAGGAGTTGCGGTGGACTGCAGCTCTAAGTCCTAATGACAGTGGACAATGTGTGGAGTGTCACTCATGGCACGCACGTATATCGAGAGTCTCGAGAATCGAAGCCATCTTTCTGGTACCTTTGAGGTGTCGGGCCTGGGTACAACGTACGTGGGCAGGATCAAGATCGAGGTTGAGATCGGTACGGTGACGATCACGGGGACCAAAGGCCCCGACGTGATCGACGCCAAGGTCGTGAGCGGTAAGAACGCAAGCACGCTCGAGGTCAACGGCAAGAAGGTCACTGTTCCTGCCCGCTTCCACTCCTTCATCATGAAGGGGATGCTCGGCAAGGACGACATGACGCTCAACACCCGGGGGTTCCTTCGGAACGAGACGTTGACGTTGATCTACGGCGACGACCCCGACAACTACGAGGTGGGGAGTGCCGACACGATCCGTGGCTACTTCGACGGCGAAGGCCTCATCGAGGCTGGCGCAGGTGACGACTTCGTTACTGGCATCGGCCAGCCTGCTACCGGCTTCGGTCGCGTCGTAAACTTCAACGGTGGCTCGGGCAACGACGTCATTCTCGGTACGTCCGGGGACGACATCCTTACCGGTGGCACTGGCAAGAACAAGATCTATGGCCTGGGTGGCAACGACATCCTGGTCAGCGAAGGTGGCTTCGACGAGTTGTGGGGAGGGGCCGGCGACGACCAGCTCTTCACAACTGCGAACTACCTCACCACGGGCCCGACCGTTAGTGGGCTCTTCCGTGGAGGTCCTGGGATCGATCTTGTCGTGGTCTACGATGTGATCGATCCGTCGATCCTCGACTATCTCGACACTCGTACCGTGGAGGACATCTACTTCACGTTTGGCTAATAACAAGGTCAATAGAACATTAATGTACATCAACACAGCATATCCTCATGAGGGGAGATGCTGTTTTTTATTGTCTATAGTAACTATTTATACTACACCATATGCTTGACTTTTAATCTAATATATGCTATTATACACAACGAATGACCCCGCGTGTGCGGAGGTCTATGTTCCCAGAGATTTGGCAAGTTTGCCATTCTCAGTCTGATTTCACTCTCGGAGACTCGAAATGTCCAACATCCTCAGCCTCATCGTCGCTTCCGTCAAGAAGGCCCTCACCCCCGCCAACAACCCGATCGCACAGGCCATCCGGCCCGTCGTGATCGAGAAGATGGAAGGGCGGACCCTCTTCGCGGTCGCGCCGGCCCCGATCGAGATGCCGTCGATCAGCGTCGACCTGTTCAACGGGTCGATCAACGTCAACGGCACCAGCAAGTCCGACACCGTCAAGGTGTTCGGGCGAGTGGTCACCAAGACCGTCAACACCGACATGGGACTCGTCTCGTTCCCGGTGCTGAAGGCCGACTTCGTCGTCAACGGCATGTTGTTCTCCTACACGGGGGCCAACAGCAGCGAGTGGTTCACCGTGAACACCGGCGCCGGCAACGACGTGGTGGAGGTGAGCATCGTGACCGGAGGTGCCTTCGGGTACTACGCCGGGTTGATCAACACGGGCGCCGGTCTCGACAAGGTCCTCCTCAACCAGGCGGACCAGAGCGTGACCGTCGACACCGGCAACGACGCCGACTACGTGAAGGAGCTCGACGACCCCAACAAGGCCCGTCACAACATCCTTCTCGGCAGCGGCAACGACGTCGCGGTGGTCGTGGACGACTACGTCGACGCCGGCAGCGGTGACGACAAGGTCTACGCGGCCCACAGCATCTTCGCCAACCCGAAGGACAACTTCGGTTCCGTGATCTACGCCGGCGACGGCAACGACACGGTCTACGGCGGTACCGGCGATGACTTCATCTCCGGTGGCCGCGGCAAGGACACGATGTTCGCCGGGCTCGGGAACGACACGTTCCTGTACAACGCGTACGAGGTGAAGGACCCGGACAACGCCAACGGCGGCGCCGGTACCGACTCGGCCGTGCAGTACATCGACATCTCGCGTGGCGAGACGTTGGTGAAGTACCCCGGCATCTTCTCGAGCGTCGAGATCAAGACGTCGTACAAGTTCGACGGCAACAGCAAGGGCTGAACAAGCCCCGGCTAGAACGACAACGGACATACCAAGTACCTTAAACTAGTGCGAGTCACACGGCTCACAAGCACGACGGCGATCTCTATGAGGTCGCCGTTTACATTTTTGGATGATTTTGAATATAAATTACTTGCCATAAATCATATTATATGGTATTTTCTTTTTAGAAAGGCGCCACGTTGTGTGGCGCTTCGTCCGATAGGAAAGATTAAGGTAGTACTGCGGTAGTACCTCAATCTAGAATCTAGCAGGAGTGTTCTATGTTTCTCTCCCAGATCAAGCAGCACCTCGTGTGCTCGATGGGTCTCACCAGCCGCGCCCCCAAGCGTGGTTCGGCTCCCAAGCGTCAGGCGCCGCCGGTTCGTCCGGTCGTCGAAACGCTCGAGAGCCTGCAGTACATGTCGGCGACGATCCATGACGTCAACGCCAACGGCGACGTCGTCGTTGAAGTCACGGGTGACGTCGGGTTCTCGAAGAGCTACACCGTGGTCACCGCGTCCAACAACGCGGATGGCATGGCGACGCTCACCGTCTCGCACGGGTACTTGAACCCCGTTGTCACCACATGGTCGGCCTCGGTCGACACCCCGATCTTCGGGGTCCTGATCCAAGGCGACGGCACCAACAACGAGATCTTCCTCAACGGGCAGACGTCGGTGTTCGGTGGAGCGCTGATCAGCGTGGACAGCGGAGATGGCAACGACCTGATCGGGGCCGCCGTCGACACCTCGGTGATGCTCAACGGTGGTGCCGGCAACGACGGGATCATCTGCGGTGGCATGGCTGCCCTCGCCGAGGGCAGCAGCCCGGTTTTCATCTCCGGTGGCAGTGGCAACGACAACCTGCAGGGCAGTCAGGGCTTCGACGTCATCAACGGCGGCAGCGGCAACGACTACCTGCAGGGTAACACCGGCAACGATCAGCTCTTCGGCGGGTCGGGCAACGACCGGCTGTGGGGCAACCAGGGGGACGACTCCCTCAACGGCGGTGTCGGCGACGACTACCTGCGCGGCAACAGCGGCAACGACGTCTACTACCTCGACCTGACCTTCAGGTACCAGGGCCGTGAGGTGTTGGATGACACCAGCGGCCGCGACTCGATCTACTACGCGAAGGACACCAACTTCAAGGACATGACGATCAAGGGCCGCTTCGAGGTCTACCGGCTCGTCCCGAATGCGCCCGGCGTTTGAGCAGTACTGAGCATGAGGCTCGGTCAAAGTGACCCTTGGGAAAGAGGATTTGTATGTACAACAACGTGACAGGATGTCACATAAAGCAGCGACTTTGGGTAAAACCGGGTCGCTGCTTTCAATTTTCATAAAATCATGGGTTTATAGTATAGTTATTTCTACGTGTGTTTTTATTTCAATAATTAGTTTTATAAAGTATGGATTCTACAAAAACAGGAAGAGTGGAAGGGAAGATCGCCCTTGTCACAGGTGCTGCTGATGGAATTGGAAAAGCTATTGCAACCAAGCTTGCAGCAGAAGGTGCTACAGTAATAGTTGCCGACATTAATGCAGAACTAGGAACTAAAACTGCAGAGGAATTACGTGGGGTTTTTATGTCTCTTGATGTGAGTAATGAAGGTGCATGGCAAGATGCAGCGAGCTACATAACTAAAAATTACGGGCATCTCAATATTTTAGTAAACAATGCCGGTATCATTGGTAAGGGAGCTCAAGATCCTGAAAATGCATCACTTACTGATTGGCAGGTGATTCATAAAATAAATCTCGACAGTGTGTTTCTTGGGTGCAAATATGCTATTAAGCTTATGAAAGAAAAGGGAGGTTCTATTGTAAATATGTCATCACGATCAGGAATAGTAGGCGTGCCAGGAGCTGCTGCATATGCTTCAACAAAAGCTGCTGTACGAAATCATACAAAATCTGTAGCGCTCTATTGTGCACAGCAAGGATATCCTATTCGATGTAACTCAGTCCATCCTGCATCTATCCTCACTGCAATGTGGAAAAATATGTTGGGTGAAGGGGAAGCGTATACAGAAAATCTTAAAAAGTTTGCTAAAGATATTCCAATGCAGCGATTTGGTACTCCAGAGGAAGTAGCTGCTGCTGTTTTATTCTTGGCTTCTGATGAATCATCTTACACAACTGGATCAGAACTCAATGTAGATGGAGGAATTTTGGCCGGAACGACAACAAGCCCCGATACAGGGCTTGAGAAGAAGTAAAAGAGTTAATTATTATGCAGTAGGTGTAAGACTTTTTTCTACGACATCGAGAAGGTGTCGACTGCTAAAAGGTTTGGAAACAAAGGTGTTGACGCCATAGGCTTCAATGCCTTTTTCCATATTATGATTTGCCGAAATCATAATAATTGGAATAGCTTTGGTTTCATCTTTTGATTTAAGTTCTTTAGCAATTTCACGGCCGTCTAAACCAGCAAGCATAACATCCATGAGAATGAGATCAGGCTTAAATGTGTTTACAAGTTCGATAGTCTCTTCTCCTTTAAGAGTATATTTGGTTTCGTATCCTGCATTTTTCAACACCATCTCGATTCCTTTGGTAATAGGAAGATCATCATCAACCACAAGAATTTTCTTATTCATTTAATATCCGTATTGATTATATTTAAAACCCTGTATACTTCTATTTTCGCTGGAAGTATCCTTAATGTCAATAAGACTCAGTTTTTCTCCACGAGCTGCTTTCTCCCATGACTTTCGGAAAAAGTCTTTTGTTAGTTCGATTGATTTACTTCGACTGTCTGTTTTCTCAAAAAACGTAGAGAAAACACTATCTGCAGTATCTTCATAGAATCGAAGGAATTTTTCTTGTGTATTTCTCATATATTCAGTATAGATGCTAGGTATGAAGATTAAATGAAGGGGTCTTAACAATAAATCTTCTAATCAAGTTTTTGTACTTCAGCTCTAAATTCCTCAAGCATTTCAAGCATTTTAGCTTGGGACTTATCAATATCTTCTAAAATTTCTTTTTGCTGAGGGGTAAGATCTCCTGCCATTCCACCAATGAGCATATCCAAAAAAAGCTTTGATGAGGCAAGGGGAGTTCGTAGCTCATGTGATAGGTGAGAGAACAATTTTTTTGCTGAAGAATCAGACATGTTTTTTGATTGTTATTAGTAGTGAATCTAGATTGAATGGCTTTGCTATAAAATCATCAGCACCTGCATCCTTAACCGATTGTTCAGCTCCTGGATGAGCCGACATCATAATAATTGGAATTTGCTGTGTGGCTTTCTGACTTTTAAGCTTTTTACATATTTCGCGGCCGTCCTTACCAGAAAGGAGGATGTCGAGGAGTATGAGATCAGGAAGAGCTTTTTTGTTTTTTTCAATTGCCTCAATCTCTTCTGGGTGTTCTGCTGCCACAACTTCATATCCAGAATACTCAAGAGTAAAACGCATGGCTTCCATGATGCTGTGATCATCTTCAATTACCAGGATCTTTTTACTCATGTGTTTGTTTTGTGAAAGGCATAGTAAAGCAAAACTTTGATCCCTTTCCCTTAATACTTTTAACATCTATTTTGCCATGATGTCTTCGAACTATTTCGGAAGATATATAGAGTCCAATTCCGAGTCCAGGAAATGTACGTGCTTCCGGACCCGACACTCTATAAAAACGTGTAAAGATTTTCTTTTGCTGTTCTTTTGTGATGCCTATACCGTAGTCTTGAACAGTAATTTCTGCATTATGTTTTGTTTCACCAACATGAACAACTACTTTATGTGCCTCTGGTGAGTATTTTATCGCATTCGTTAGTAAATTTGTAATTACTTGTGCAATACGATATTTGTCACCCCATACTTTCTTTGTGAGAGTGCCTTTGATTGTAATCTTGTGTTGAATTGAACTTGCCTGAACACTTTCGATTGTATCTACAACAACTTCTTGTAAATCAAAAAATTCCTCATGAAATTCCAGCTTACCCAACTGTAATTTTGAAATATTGAGAAGATCATCAATAAGCAGCGTGAGTTTATTAATTTGGGTTTCCATCTTTTTAAGTGGAATGATCATTTGATCTTCACCTTTTCGTTTCATCTGCTCTAGAATAACCTGCGTGTACATTTTTAAAGAGGTGACTGGGGTTTTCAATTCATGACTTGCAA
Coding sequences within it:
- the mutS gene encoding DNA mismatch repair protein MutS encodes the protein MREFSTPMMQQYMNIKQQYPDCLLFFRLGDFYELFLDDAIVGAKALEIVLTRRPRGKDGDIPMAGVPFHAADGYIAKLVKMGHKVAICEQVSDPSLKGIVQRDVVRIVTPGSILDEKTLRAKEHNYTMSITKNESTIAFAVADVSTGDFQVTEIPYSENFTHILNNELARFMPSECILNSELYNDAELLGLLTSTKNSNVYHFPEWDTHAEQAETKLKKHFSIKTLRSFGLHDKPMAVRVAGALLGYLSHTQKDNIGHINTLKTYSPDEHVVLDASTISNLELFSTIRDNEEIGSFVHCIDETRTAMGGRLLRRWIREPLRNKKHIEARLNAVECVLHERSLREKVRLELARMYDIERIVSRLSVGIGTPHDLINLKSTLFSASQVYELLNSISSPSSFIQDKLKTIPEIIHVANYIDERLVPEPPIESREGGLMKSGVNPELDALRDSIRDSQVWIANLEQRERERSGIGSLKVRFNSVFGYYIEISKSNTHLVPSDYIRKQTTVNAERYITHELQTYEDKVLHGEDLINKKEYALFLEMLYFILSHTKRIQEVAHAVAELDCIISFATTAEHERYVKPEITSSGNPDSPSELKIEDGRHPVVEQLRDTSFVPNNTNLNNQDHQLLMLTGPNMAGKSVYMRQVALITLMAHMGSFVPAKRASISLVDRIFVRSGAADSIGRGLSTFMVEMVETAYILHHATQDSLIIMDEIGRGTSTYDGISIAWAVAEYLVTQNNKSAKTLFATHYHELQQLESHYPEKIKNYHMAIEESNSNPVFLYRLTRGGAHGSYAIAVAKLAGIPQNVTSRATELLKTFDETNQDSIVIKKLT
- a CDS encoding calcium-binding protein, with amino-acid sequence MARTYIESLENRSHLSGTFEVSGLGTTYVGRIKIEVEIGTVTITGTKGPDVIDAKVVSGKNASTLEVNGKKVTVPARFHSFIMKGMLGKDDMTLNTRGFLRNETLTLIYGDDPDNYEVGSADTIRGYFDGEGLIEAGAGDDFVTGIGQPATGFGRVVNFNGGSGNDVILGTSGDDILTGGTGKNKIYGLGGNDILVSEGGFDELWGGAGDDQLFTTANYLTTGPTVSGLFRGGPGIDLVVVYDVIDPSILDYLDTRTVEDIYFTFG
- a CDS encoding calcium-binding protein, coding for MFLSQIKQHLVCSMGLTSRAPKRGSAPKRQAPPVRPVVETLESLQYMSATIHDVNANGDVVVEVTGDVGFSKSYTVVTASNNADGMATLTVSHGYLNPVVTTWSASVDTPIFGVLIQGDGTNNEIFLNGQTSVFGGALISVDSGDGNDLIGAAVDTSVMLNGGAGNDGIICGGMAALAEGSSPVFISGGSGNDNLQGSQGFDVINGGSGNDYLQGNTGNDQLFGGSGNDRLWGNQGDDSLNGGVGDDYLRGNSGNDVYYLDLTFRYQGREVLDDTSGRDSIYYAKDTNFKDMTIKGRFEVYRLVPNAPGV
- a CDS encoding glucose 1-dehydrogenase, encoding MDSTKTGRVEGKIALVTGAADGIGKAIATKLAAEGATVIVADINAELGTKTAEELRGVFMSLDVSNEGAWQDAASYITKNYGHLNILVNNAGIIGKGAQDPENASLTDWQVIHKINLDSVFLGCKYAIKLMKEKGGSIVNMSSRSGIVGVPGAAAYASTKAAVRNHTKSVALYCAQQGYPIRCNSVHPASILTAMWKNMLGEGEAYTENLKKFAKDIPMQRFGTPEEVAAAVLFLASDESSYTTGSELNVDGGILAGTTTSPDTGLEKK
- a CDS encoding response regulator, producing MNKKILVVDDDLPITKGIEMVLKNAGYETKYTLKGEETIELVNTFKPDLILMDVMLAGLDGREIAKELKSKDETKAIPIIMISANHNMEKGIEAYGVNTFVSKPFSSRHLLDVVEKSLTPTA
- a CDS encoding histidine kinase dimerization/phospho-acceptor domain-containing protein; translation: MSDSSAKKLFSHLSHELRTPLASSKLFLDMLIGGMAGDLTPQQKEILEDIDKSQAKMLEMLEEFRAEVQKLD
- a CDS encoding response regulator, whose amino-acid sequence is MSKKILVIEDDHSIMEAMRFTLEYSGYEVVAAEHPEEIEAIEKNKKALPDLILLDILLSGKDGREICKKLKSQKATQQIPIIMMSAHPGAEQSVKDAGADDFIAKPFNLDSLLITIKKHV